One stretch of Pontiella desulfatans DNA includes these proteins:
- a CDS encoding beta-N-acetylhexosaminidase, producing MKSLIAMTAFAVTTAFAAPALIPQPVDMKETGGTFELKPAAVITYADAAAKPTAVLLAEQLRPATGFELPVRPGTEGDIVFEVRKKESLGKDGYEFVAGDSVIIRAASPAGLFYGAQTLRQLLPPEIYSRTQISRDWNMPTVEIRDVPRFAWRGLMLDASRYFMPKEDVLKFIDTMSIFKLNTLHWHLTDDQGWRIEIKKYPELTEVGAWRDSTVIGHARENRKKLNLDGVRHGGFYTQDDIREIVAYAAARHITIVPEIDMPGHMQAAIAAYPELGCIDEDVSVKPMWGISQIILNPEESTLQFCKDVLMEVMELFPSEFIHIGGDEAKKNQWESSERIQQLREERGLEDMHEMQSWFIKQMDDFLVENGRRLIGWDEIAEGGLAQNAAVMWWRGKKGRAGTEIAKKAAQDGHDLVIASNSHLYFDYYQAKDKKNEPLAIGNFLSLETVYRFNPVMEGLTEQEAERILGVQGQLWREYMPTTEQVEYMAFPRALALAELAWLPEEQKDFVPFVERVTEQEKRFNVMGVNYRPVKTK from the coding sequence ATGAAATCATTAATTGCTATGACAGCCTTTGCCGTTACCACTGCTTTTGCAGCCCCCGCCCTGATTCCCCAACCCGTGGATATGAAAGAGACGGGAGGAACGTTTGAACTTAAACCCGCTGCAGTGATCACCTATGCCGATGCCGCGGCCAAACCGACGGCTGTATTGCTGGCCGAACAGCTTCGGCCTGCAACAGGCTTTGAACTGCCGGTCAGGCCGGGAACCGAGGGTGATATTGTTTTCGAGGTCCGCAAAAAAGAATCGCTTGGGAAAGATGGATACGAATTTGTGGCCGGAGATTCGGTCATTATTCGGGCCGCATCGCCGGCGGGCCTGTTTTATGGGGCACAAACGCTGCGGCAGTTGCTGCCGCCGGAAATTTACTCCCGGACGCAGATATCCAGGGATTGGAACATGCCTACGGTTGAAATTCGTGATGTTCCCCGGTTCGCATGGCGCGGGTTGATGCTGGATGCCAGTCGGTACTTTATGCCGAAGGAGGATGTTCTTAAATTTATCGATACGATGTCTATCTTTAAGTTGAATACCCTTCATTGGCACCTTACGGATGATCAGGGCTGGCGGATAGAAATTAAAAAATATCCCGAGCTGACTGAGGTCGGAGCATGGCGGGATAGTACGGTGATCGGGCATGCCCGGGAAAATCGAAAAAAACTGAATCTGGACGGCGTCCGCCACGGGGGCTTTTACACGCAGGACGATATCCGTGAAATCGTGGCCTATGCGGCGGCGCGCCATATCACCATTGTTCCGGAGATCGATATGCCGGGCCATATGCAGGCCGCTATAGCGGCGTATCCGGAACTGGGCTGTATCGATGAGGACGTTTCCGTGAAGCCGATGTGGGGCATCAGCCAGATCATCCTGAACCCGGAAGAGTCCACGCTGCAGTTCTGTAAGGATGTCTTGATGGAGGTGATGGAACTGTTTCCTTCCGAGTTCATTCATATCGGCGGCGACGAAGCCAAGAAAAATCAATGGGAGTCCAGTGAACGCATCCAGCAACTGCGCGAGGAACGTGGTTTGGAGGATATGCATGAAATGCAGAGCTGGTTCATCAAGCAAATGGATGATTTCCTGGTGGAAAACGGGCGGCGCCTGATCGGTTGGGATGAGATTGCCGAGGGCGGACTGGCTCAAAATGCGGCGGTGATGTGGTGGCGCGGTAAGAAAGGACGAGCGGGAACGGAGATTGCAAAAAAAGCGGCCCAGGATGGGCACGATCTTGTGATTGCCTCCAACAGCCATCTCTATTTTGACTATTACCAGGCCAAGGATAAAAAGAATGAACCGCTTGCCATCGGTAACTTCCTTTCCTTGGAAACCGTCTATAGGTTTAACCCGGTTATGGAAGGGCTGACGGAGCAGGAAGCCGAACGTATTTTAGGGGTTCAGGGACAGCTCTGGCGTGAGTATATGCCGACGACCGAGCAGGTTGAGTATATGGCATTTCCGCGTGCGCTTGCACTGGCGGAGCTGGCCTGGTTGCCGGAAGAACAGAAGGATTTTGTGCCATTTGTGGAGCGCGTCACGGAGCAGGAAAAGCGGTTTAATGTAATGGGTGTGAATTATCGCCCAGTGAAAACAAAATAG
- a CDS encoding serine/threonine protein kinase encodes MKHLDEESPDFRNLGSRINDFLDSDPKADEESEHAGSAPILQSLDESRYHFTNEEFLVAGGAKKISRVYDSHSGRHVAMANPLRWKTESEKEEFLREAQLTAKLQHPNILPIHEVGLNSAGEPYFIMRLLEGEELKNIVRERTAGNEDYLQRFDLDTLLEIYLKVCDAVIYAHSRGVLHLDLKPANIMVGRYGLVTLFDWGLARVVGDDGTVMIDQSAEEFDPDLLNNVTHSGMLKGTPGYMAPEQVTDYGQVCARTDVYALGAILYFILTGTIPVSGTHAEEVIENTVAGNIVRPRMRRPNRNIPTSLGAVAMKALQLETRDRYASVQALHDEVTRYLRGFAPAAENAHILKRSQLFMRRHSKMVFTLMMFGMVLTVVIAVLLARVSVQRSQALTAKREAIHNLALYKEETKTSQKLYTDVQSFFVNSIMRGDIWNYSLMRRMVNNELQKPDLDEKYRKQLFQMKAYLHFINEEFSAAVQAFDQAKFDQKNNLYKQCLYFLEIKPDDQQLLEPAHFSELLDMPYRNTLFRKNILSRCYERHMARAERLTPQEYLPIAIAILNLTNDTLGWGDHVKLEPREGGHHLNLRNAPYHTLRLTETRWGQGASILLPLDLVSLDLSGSHIHEFHGLKLQDRFEELILLGLKFYDPEPNTYWLGKIPMERLVITAGAIPRYHLERFPQHIEVIEIPQGRTYP; translated from the coding sequence ATGAAGCACTTGGATGAAGAGTCGCCGGATTTCAGGAACCTGGGTTCCCGGATCAATGATTTTCTGGATTCAGATCCGAAAGCGGACGAGGAATCAGAGCACGCGGGATCCGCACCCATTCTTCAATCGCTGGACGAATCCCGCTACCATTTTACCAACGAAGAGTTTCTGGTGGCGGGCGGTGCCAAAAAAATCTCGAGGGTCTATGACTCCCATTCCGGCCGTCACGTGGCCATGGCCAATCCGCTTCGCTGGAAAACCGAGTCGGAAAAGGAGGAGTTTCTGCGCGAAGCCCAGCTGACGGCCAAGCTGCAGCATCCGAATATTCTGCCGATTCATGAAGTCGGCCTGAACAGCGCGGGTGAACCCTATTTTATTATGCGCCTGCTCGAGGGCGAGGAGCTGAAAAATATTGTTCGGGAGCGTACGGCCGGGAATGAGGACTATCTTCAGCGTTTTGATCTGGATACACTGCTGGAAATATACCTGAAAGTCTGCGATGCCGTCATTTATGCCCATTCCCGGGGGGTACTTCATCTGGATCTTAAACCGGCCAATATCATGGTCGGTCGGTATGGATTGGTCACCTTGTTTGACTGGGGCCTGGCCCGGGTGGTGGGGGATGATGGAACGGTGATGATTGATCAGTCCGCGGAGGAGTTTGATCCGGACCTGCTGAATAATGTAACGCACTCCGGCATGTTAAAAGGAACACCGGGATATATGGCCCCGGAGCAGGTAACGGATTACGGGCAGGTTTGCGCCCGTACGGACGTCTATGCCCTGGGGGCGATTCTCTATTTTATTCTGACCGGTACCATTCCGGTCAGTGGCACCCACGCGGAAGAAGTAATTGAAAATACGGTTGCAGGAAATATCGTACGTCCCCGGATGCGGCGTCCCAATCGCAATATTCCAACCAGCCTGGGAGCCGTGGCCATGAAAGCCCTGCAATTGGAAACCCGCGACCGCTATGCCAGTGTCCAGGCGCTGCATGATGAAGTTACGCGCTATCTGCGCGGCTTCGCACCGGCGGCGGAAAATGCCCACATTTTAAAACGTTCACAGCTGTTCATGCGCCGGCACAGTAAAATGGTATTCACGCTGATGATGTTCGGTATGGTGCTGACTGTGGTCATTGCCGTTTTACTTGCGCGCGTTTCCGTTCAGCGCAGTCAGGCCCTGACGGCTAAACGCGAGGCCATCCATAATCTGGCGCTGTATAAAGAGGAAACAAAAACCTCGCAGAAACTCTATACCGATGTGCAGTCCTTTTTTGTGAATTCGATTATGCGGGGTGATATCTGGAACTATAGCCTCATGCGCCGCATGGTGAACAATGAATTGCAAAAGCCGGACCTGGATGAGAAATACCGCAAACAGTTATTCCAGATGAAAGCATATCTGCATTTCATCAATGAAGAGTTTAGCGCGGCGGTTCAGGCTTTCGATCAGGCGAAATTTGATCAGAAGAATAATCTGTATAAACAGTGTCTATACTTCTTGGAGATCAAGCCGGATGACCAGCAACTTCTGGAACCGGCACATTTTTCTGAATTACTGGATATGCCGTATCGGAATACCTTGTTCCGTAAGAATATTTTATCCCGGTGTTATGAGCGGCACATGGCTCGGGCGGAAAGGTTGACGCCGCAGGAATACCTGCCGATTGCCATTGCGATCCTCAACCTGACCAATGATACGCTCGGCTGGGGCGATCATGTGAAACTGGAGCCTCGGGAGGGGGGGCATCATTTGAATCTGAGGAATGCGCCCTATCACACCTTACGGCTTACAGAAACCCGTTGGGGTCAGGGGGCCAGTATTCTGCTGCCATTGGATCTTGTTTCGCTGGATTTGAGCGGTTCGCATATTCATGAGTTCCACGGGTTGAAGCTGCAGGATCGGTTTGAAGAGCTCATTCTGCTGGGATTGAAGTTTTATGATCCGGAACCCAACACCTATTGGTTGGGAAAAATTCCTATGGAGCGTCTGGTCATTACGGCAGGGGCCATACCTAGATATCATCTGGAACGCTTTCCTCAACACATTGAAGTGATCGAAATTCCGCAAGGCCGTACCTATCCCTGA
- a CDS encoding sulfatase-like hydrolase/transferase encodes MKTILFTLWCVATVCFSGDVPNVLLIVADDLGYSDLSCYGNDRVQTPNIDKLAEQGMRMTQFYAAGPVCTPTRASIVTGKYPLRYNIESIFRDRGEYLPAGHSLPQLMKDAGYTTALVGKWHLGGLRLKDRERRDEVDGPHEHGYEHYLCQIEEHPLRTEYFKRGDLYSRGGTCLLENEQPMDENHRYFSMFFTDIMGEETIRLINIFNEQDKPFFIHANFQVPHLPLERAPEPHWSATAEDGLSEEQHRIRSMLARLDYQIGRIFDVVEDNTLIIFTSDNGGHKFSNNGPWRGIKSDLYEGGIRVPFIVWWPGHMEAGSISDERGHSNDILPTLCAAAGIVLPADENFDGQNLLPLLEGDFLDRSAQPEFWYFDKNQGRKKKKPGTLTGAIRLGDWKLLTAYGEPKELYNLTDDPQEKINRMTDMPEKTAELAELLANWLAEPRNTYKTAR; translated from the coding sequence ATGAAGACAATCCTTTTTACCTTATGGTGTGTCGCAACGGTCTGTTTTTCCGGCGACGTGCCGAATGTGCTGCTGATTGTGGCGGATGATCTGGGGTACAGTGACCTCTCGTGTTACGGCAATGATCGCGTGCAGACGCCCAATATCGACAAACTGGCGGAGCAGGGGATGCGCATGACCCAATTCTATGCGGCGGGGCCGGTCTGTACACCGACGCGCGCATCGATTGTTACCGGAAAATATCCGCTGCGTTACAATATTGAATCGATTTTCCGGGACCGGGGTGAATACCTGCCCGCTGGACACTCGTTGCCGCAGTTAATGAAAGATGCCGGTTATACCACGGCCCTGGTCGGAAAGTGGCATCTGGGCGGTTTGCGCCTTAAAGACCGTGAACGGCGTGATGAGGTAGATGGTCCCCACGAGCATGGCTACGAGCACTATCTCTGTCAGATCGAGGAGCATCCGCTGCGTACGGAATATTTCAAACGGGGCGATCTCTATTCCCGCGGTGGAACCTGCCTGCTGGAAAACGAGCAGCCGATGGATGAAAATCATCGATACTTTTCCATGTTCTTTACTGATATCATGGGGGAGGAAACGATTCGGCTGATTAACATCTTTAATGAACAGGATAAACCATTCTTTATTCATGCCAATTTCCAGGTTCCGCATCTGCCGCTGGAGCGCGCACCGGAACCGCACTGGAGTGCGACTGCGGAAGACGGACTTTCGGAAGAGCAACATCGGATCCGATCAATGCTGGCAAGGTTGGATTATCAGATCGGCCGCATTTTTGATGTGGTAGAGGATAACACGCTGATCATTTTCACTTCCGATAACGGGGGGCACAAATTCTCCAACAATGGGCCGTGGCGCGGAATCAAGAGTGATCTTTACGAAGGTGGCATCCGTGTGCCGTTCATCGTCTGGTGGCCGGGACATATGGAGGCGGGCAGTATCTCGGATGAACGGGGGCATAGTAACGATATTCTTCCGACGCTCTGTGCGGCGGCGGGGATCGTGCTTCCGGCCGATGAAAATTTTGATGGTCAAAATCTTCTTCCGTTGCTTGAAGGCGATTTCCTCGACCGTTCCGCCCAGCCGGAATTCTGGTATTTTGATAAAAACCAGGGACGTAAAAAGAAGAAGCCTGGGACGCTCACGGGCGCAATACGCCTTGGCGACTGGAAGCTGCTGACGGCCTATGGAGAACCGAAGGAACTCTACAACCTGACGGATGATCCGCAGGAAAAAATAAATCGTATGACCGATATGCCGGAAAAGACGGCCGAGCTGGCGGAACTGTTGGCCAACTGGCTGGCGGAGCCGCGTAACACATACAAAACCGCGAGATAG
- a CDS encoding sulfatase encodes MKTWMMVMLCCVGTAFGRPNIIYINADDLGVMDVGFNSSRYHTPHIDRLRAEGMLFTEAYAPAANCAPSRACVMSGQYAPRHGVYTVGNSDRGKSQQRKLVPVRNTLHLNPDNLTLAGALQAGGYKTIHLGKWHLGEDPIRQGFDVNIGGDTSGGPSGGGYFSPFKSGPMKPFSDQYPEGTHRVDIFSDQAIRFMRENKEHPFFMHMAYYSVHTRLEAVPEFVDKYEGRPVHAVYASMIEKMDEGIGRILTELETLGLKENTLVLFCSDNGGICKISKQTPFRAGKGSYFEGGIREPLVVRWPGKVAADSTCSVPVIGTDFYPTFLEAAGLPVPKGKVLDGISLLSLLTGQDEFPERMLFWHFPVYLQAYSGVEDDSHDPLYRTRPGSALRFGKWKFHEYFEDGRIELYDLEADIGERNNLASLYPEKARELHAEMKRWRATMEAPVPTELNPKYKPGENKRKKKNQ; translated from the coding sequence ATGAAAACGTGGATGATGGTAATGCTCTGTTGTGTCGGGACGGCTTTCGGTCGGCCTAATATAATCTATATCAATGCGGATGATCTGGGGGTGATGGATGTGGGCTTTAACAGTTCCCGTTACCATACCCCGCATATTGACCGTTTACGGGCAGAGGGGATGCTGTTTACGGAAGCCTATGCACCGGCGGCCAACTGTGCGCCGAGCCGGGCCTGTGTCATGAGCGGGCAGTATGCACCTCGGCACGGCGTCTATACCGTGGGCAATTCGGACCGGGGAAAATCGCAGCAGCGAAAGCTGGTGCCCGTCCGGAATACACTGCATTTGAATCCGGACAACCTGACCCTCGCCGGGGCGCTTCAGGCGGGGGGATATAAAACGATTCATCTGGGAAAATGGCATCTGGGTGAGGATCCGATACGGCAGGGCTTTGATGTCAATATCGGTGGAGATACCTCGGGCGGACCTTCCGGCGGCGGTTATTTTTCCCCGTTTAAAAGCGGCCCGATGAAGCCGTTCAGTGACCAATATCCAGAAGGTACCCACCGGGTGGACATTTTTTCCGACCAGGCGATCCGGTTTATGCGCGAAAATAAAGAGCATCCCTTTTTTATGCACATGGCCTATTATTCAGTGCATACCCGGCTTGAGGCAGTGCCGGAGTTTGTGGACAAGTATGAGGGCCGGCCGGTCCATGCGGTTTATGCCTCCATGATCGAAAAGATGGACGAAGGTATCGGCCGCATTCTCACGGAACTTGAAACGCTGGGGTTGAAGGAAAATACACTGGTACTGTTTTGTTCGGACAACGGGGGGATTTGCAAAATTTCCAAACAGACGCCGTTCCGGGCGGGCAAGGGGTCGTATTTTGAGGGGGGAATCCGCGAACCGCTTGTGGTTCGGTGGCCGGGAAAAGTGGCTGCGGATTCGACCTGCTCGGTGCCGGTGATCGGGACCGATTTTTATCCTACATTTCTTGAAGCGGCGGGGCTTCCGGTTCCGAAGGGAAAGGTGCTGGACGGGATAAGCCTGCTCTCGTTGCTGACCGGTCAGGATGAATTTCCCGAACGAATGCTGTTCTGGCATTTTCCGGTTTACCTGCAGGCTTATTCCGGAGTCGAGGATGATTCGCATGATCCGCTCTACCGCACCCGCCCCGGATCCGCCCTGCGCTTCGGGAAATGGAAGTTTCATGAATATTTTGAGGACGGGCGGATTGAGCTTTATGATCTGGAAGCCGATATCGGCGAGCGGAATAATCTGGCATCGCTTTATCCGGAAAAAGCCCGGGAACTTCATGCGGAGATGAAACGGTGGCGGGCGACGATGGAGGCACCGGTGCCGACGGAGTTGAACCCGAAGTATAAGCCCGGTGAGAATAAACGAAAAAAGAAGAATCAATGA
- a CDS encoding RNA polymerase sigma factor, translating to MNEETKGTYRTRMTLLQKMQKQYDEKAWQEFVDSYSGYIYTIINSMNIASSDADDLRQQIFLKLWKKLPDVDLNKMTRFRSYLAVVVRNCVKDFLRKKQRDTNRSDKLVDSDSELTDSISLPDIDGIIEREWSNYVAALAFKNIAQYFSSDAMKLFDESLKGRDIKVIAEELGMPLSTAYRLKSRVKDSLMDEISALNEYMG from the coding sequence ATGAATGAGGAAACAAAGGGTACCTATCGCACACGGATGACGCTGCTGCAGAAGATGCAGAAACAGTATGATGAGAAGGCCTGGCAGGAGTTTGTGGATTCCTACAGCGGCTACATTTATACCATTATCAACAGCATGAATATTGCATCAAGTGATGCGGATGATCTGCGCCAGCAGATTTTTCTGAAGCTGTGGAAAAAGCTGCCGGATGTGGATCTGAATAAAATGACGCGCTTCCGGAGTTATCTGGCGGTGGTGGTCCGGAACTGCGTGAAGGATTTTCTGCGTAAAAAACAAAGGGATACCAACCGGTCCGATAAACTGGTGGATTCCGACTCCGAACTGACGGACTCTATTTCACTTCCGGATATCGATGGAATTATTGAGCGGGAATGGAGCAATTATGTGGCGGCCCTGGCGTTTAAAAATATTGCCCAATATTTTTCTTCCGATGCGATGAAGCTTTTTGACGAATCCTTGAAGGGCAGGGATATTAAAGTGATTGCTGAAGAGCTGGGCATGCCCTTGAGTACCGCATATCGCCTGAAAAGTCGGGTTAAAGACAGTCTGATGGATGAAATTTCCGCACTGAATGAATATATGGGATAA
- a CDS encoding arylsulfatase, producing MKRITFILLMVSTAICSQARMPNIIYILADDLGYGDLGCYGQEKIKTPNIDALATQGMRFTQHYSGQAVCAPSRCSFLTGLHQGHAYIRNNKELPHEGQVPIPADSFTMAKMLKTKGYATACVGKWGLGYPGSEGDPNNQGFDLFFGNNCQRHAHQYYRDYLWRNQGKVMYPDNRDIEGPNYSADEMRKEALAFMEQNKDQAFFLYYASPIPHVSLQVPDETLKEYEGLWPETPFKGAYKPATGKGYTGHKTPRAAYAAMVSHMDRNIGMLMNKLDELGIADQTLIIFTSDNGATYAGGADPKFFDGTAGLRGLKGSHYEGGLRVPFIAKWPGKIPAGTTNEHVSAFWDMLPTFAEITDAEVPVKVDGISMLPSMTGKPQKAHDFLYWEFNAKNYNGGQVTVRMGDWKGIKTQQLSSGKRNKKNKSKTPHVPGKMQLYNLKTDPFEKNNIADRHPEVVAQIEAIIKREHTPSVLFPFETLD from the coding sequence ATGAAGCGAATAACATTTATCCTGCTGATGGTTTCGACTGCAATTTGCAGTCAGGCCCGGATGCCCAATATTATCTATATTCTGGCTGATGATCTGGGATACGGTGATTTAGGTTGCTACGGGCAGGAAAAGATTAAAACTCCGAATATTGATGCCCTGGCGACGCAGGGCATGCGTTTCACTCAGCACTACAGCGGACAGGCGGTTTGTGCTCCGTCGCGTTGCTCTTTCCTGACCGGGCTGCATCAGGGGCATGCCTATATCCGCAACAACAAAGAACTTCCGCATGAGGGACAGGTTCCGATTCCTGCCGATAGCTTCACGATGGCCAAGATGCTGAAGACGAAAGGGTATGCGACGGCCTGCGTCGGCAAGTGGGGTCTGGGCTATCCCGGCAGCGAGGGGGATCCGAATAACCAGGGATTCGATCTTTTCTTCGGGAACAACTGCCAGCGCCATGCCCATCAGTATTACCGCGACTATCTTTGGCGCAACCAGGGAAAGGTGATGTATCCTGACAACAGGGATATCGAAGGGCCGAATTACAGTGCTGATGAAATGCGAAAGGAGGCGTTGGCTTTCATGGAGCAAAATAAGGATCAGGCTTTTTTCCTCTATTATGCCTCTCCAATCCCGCACGTATCGCTGCAGGTGCCGGATGAGACACTGAAGGAGTATGAAGGTCTATGGCCCGAAACGCCCTTTAAGGGCGCCTATAAACCCGCTACGGGTAAAGGCTATACCGGACACAAGACGCCGCGCGCCGCTTACGCCGCGATGGTCTCGCATATGGACCGCAATATCGGCATGCTTATGAATAAGCTCGATGAACTCGGAATTGCGGATCAGACGTTGATTATCTTTACAAGCGATAACGGGGCTACCTATGCGGGTGGTGCAGATCCAAAATTTTTCGATGGAACGGCCGGGCTGCGCGGGTTGAAGGGCTCGCATTATGAGGGCGGTCTTCGCGTTCCGTTCATTGCCAAATGGCCCGGAAAAATTCCGGCCGGCACAACCAACGAACATGTATCCGCTTTCTGGGATATGCTTCCGACATTTGCGGAAATTACCGATGCCGAAGTACCGGTCAAGGTTGACGGCATCAGCATGCTGCCGTCAATGACCGGAAAACCTCAGAAGGCGCACGATTTTCTGTACTGGGAATTTAATGCAAAAAACTACAACGGCGGTCAGGTTACAGTTCGTATGGGCGACTGGAAGGGGATCAAAACCCAGCAGCTCAGCTCAGGAAAACGGAATAAAAAGAATAAAAGTAAAACGCCGCATGTTCCCGGAAAAATGCAGCTCTATAATCTGAAAACGGATCCTTTTGAAAAAAACAATATCGCCGATCGACATCCGGAAGTGGTCGCGCAGATCGAAGCCATTATCAAACGGGAACATACACCATCTGTTTTGTTCCCTTTCGAAACCCTTGATTAA